In the Flagellimonas sp. HMM57 genome, one interval contains:
- the hutG gene encoding formimidoylglutamase — protein MKRYRNPDKEIWHGRISNKYLYLHEKVRCIPLEEISEPSKKSIALLGYACDEGVKRNEGRIGAAKGPEVIKSSLGKFPNHLASTVVLEDAGEITCEDGNMEEAQAGLSTAVYTLLNKKQFPIILGGGHDMAYGHYHGIKNYLDSKNDDQTIGIINFDAHFDLRQNATNNNSGTPFYQIAKESKKEDVPFNYLCLGIRKDANDRTLFQTAKDLNVTYILSDTFQMQFLDEINTWIDAFIKTVDKVYVTIDLDGFSSAYAPGVSAPSPMGFTPEIVLECLKTIIGSGKLISLDIAEMNPTFDIDGQTAKLAASLLHFVMHTIH, from the coding sequence ATGAAACGATATAGAAATCCAGATAAGGAAATTTGGCATGGGCGGATTAGCAATAAATACCTGTACCTACATGAAAAAGTGCGTTGCATTCCTTTAGAGGAAATCAGTGAGCCCTCAAAAAAATCCATAGCATTGCTAGGCTACGCCTGTGACGAAGGTGTTAAACGCAACGAAGGTAGAATAGGAGCGGCAAAAGGACCCGAAGTCATTAAAAGCAGCCTAGGGAAATTTCCCAATCATCTAGCCAGTACCGTAGTATTGGAAGATGCTGGTGAAATAACCTGTGAGGATGGAAATATGGAGGAAGCCCAAGCTGGACTTTCCACTGCGGTTTATACACTTTTAAACAAGAAACAGTTCCCTATTATTTTGGGTGGTGGTCATGATATGGCTTACGGCCATTATCATGGAATTAAAAACTATCTGGATTCAAAAAATGATGATCAAACCATAGGTATCATAAATTTTGATGCTCATTTTGACCTCCGCCAGAATGCGACCAACAATAACTCCGGCACTCCTTTCTATCAAATTGCAAAGGAGTCCAAAAAAGAAGATGTTCCGTTCAATTATTTGTGTCTTGGGATTAGGAAAGATGCAAACGACCGAACACTTTTTCAAACAGCAAAAGACCTGAACGTAACCTATATTCTTTCTGATACTTTTCAGATGCAGTTTTTGGATGAAATCAATACATGGATAGATGCTTTTATTAAAACTGTGGACAAGGTTTACGTAACTATAGATTTGGATGGGTTTTCTTCGGCTTATGCACCTGGTGTAAGTGCTCCATCCCCTATGGGTTTTACACCAGAAATTGTTCTGGAATGCCTTAAGACCATCATTGGTTCAGGAAAATTAATAAGCCTTGATATTGCCGAGATGAATCCAACGTTCGATATTGATGGCCAAACAGCAAAACTGGCTGCATCCCTATTGCATTTTGTAATGCATACCATCCACTAA
- a CDS encoding LexA family transcriptional regulator → MSSKKVGEINALTFFTLDEGKNINIPISNNTVSAGFPSPAEDFKEKRISLDTSLIQNKEATFFARVSGKSMIGAGLDDGDLLVIDRSLEAENGKIAVCFFDGEFTVKRLQMEKDSITLMPENEKYKPITVPKGSDLLIWGIVTYVIKAV, encoded by the coding sequence ATGAGTTCAAAAAAAGTAGGTGAGATCAATGCGTTGACTTTTTTCACTCTAGATGAAGGTAAGAATATAAACATTCCAATATCCAATAATACAGTTTCCGCAGGATTTCCTTCCCCTGCCGAAGATTTTAAGGAAAAACGTATCAGCCTTGACACTAGTTTGATACAAAATAAAGAAGCTACATTTTTTGCTAGGGTAAGTGGTAAATCCATGATTGGTGCAGGTCTTGATGATGGGGATTTATTGGTAATAGATAGAAGTCTTGAAGCTGAAAACGGTAAAATAGCGGTATGCTTTTTCGATGGGGAATTCACCGTAAAACGACTTCAAATGGAGAAGGATTCAATTACGTTAATGCCCGAAAATGAAAAATATAAACCCATTACAGTTCCCAAAGGGAGCGATTTGTTGATTTGGGGAATAGTTACTTACGTTATCAAAGCGGTATAA
- a CDS encoding Y-family DNA polymerase, which translates to MFALVDCNNFYASCERAFQPQYNDVPVAILSNNDGCFISRSDEAKRLGLPMAAPAFKYRKFCDDNGIKVFSSNYPLYGDMSKRVMNILSTFTPDVEVYSIDEAFLKFEGFEDYDFKEYGKKIQYKVQKSTGIPISIGIAPTKALAKVANKIAKKFRSRTHGVFVIGSDEERIKAIKWTKIETVWGIGHGNLKRLKSKNVKTAYDFIQLSDDWVKKQMAIIGLRLKKDLEGIPTLDLDDDTRDRKAIATTRSFEYTYSDIEDIEERISTFASSCAEKLRSQKSSCNHVWVFLRSNKHKKNELQDRANNMVTLPYATDSSLTISAYAIEAVREIFKPGIKYKKAGVIVSGLVPTDQRQLDLFLSENPKHNRIMQVMDRVNDKYGYKLKIANQDLERTWKMRQEHLSPKYTTNINDIIKVK; encoded by the coding sequence ATGTTTGCCTTAGTTGATTGTAATAATTTTTATGCTTCTTGTGAACGGGCTTTTCAGCCCCAATACAACGATGTTCCAGTGGCCATCCTATCCAATAATGATGGTTGTTTTATCTCGCGAAGTGATGAAGCCAAGAGACTCGGATTGCCCATGGCCGCTCCGGCGTTTAAATACCGAAAGTTTTGCGACGACAATGGTATAAAGGTCTTTTCGTCCAACTATCCCTTGTATGGTGACATGAGTAAAAGGGTGATGAACATTTTGAGTACGTTCACTCCAGATGTGGAAGTGTATAGTATTGACGAGGCATTCTTAAAATTTGAAGGTTTTGAAGACTATGATTTCAAGGAATATGGAAAGAAAATTCAATATAAGGTGCAAAAAAGCACGGGAATCCCTATCAGTATAGGAATAGCACCTACAAAAGCGTTGGCCAAGGTCGCCAATAAAATAGCCAAAAAATTCAGGTCAAGGACTCATGGTGTTTTTGTTATCGGGTCCGATGAAGAACGGATAAAGGCAATAAAGTGGACAAAAATTGAAACTGTTTGGGGGATAGGGCATGGAAACCTGAAGCGGTTAAAATCCAAAAATGTAAAAACCGCCTATGATTTCATCCAATTGTCGGATGATTGGGTAAAAAAGCAAATGGCGATTATTGGTCTCCGTCTAAAAAAAGATTTGGAGGGTATTCCTACCTTGGATTTAGATGATGATACAAGGGATAGAAAAGCTATTGCAACAACACGTAGCTTTGAATACACATATTCTGATATCGAAGACATTGAGGAACGGATATCAACATTCGCTAGTAGTTGTGCCGAAAAGTTAAGAAGCCAGAAAAGTAGCTGTAACCATGTTTGGGTTTTTTTGAGGAGCAATAAACATAAGAAAAATGAACTACAGGACAGGGCGAACAACATGGTAACCCTGCCCTATGCCACAGATTCCAGTTTGACCATAAGTGCATATGCGATTGAAGCGGTACGCGAGATATTTAAGCCGGGCATAAAATATAAAAAGGCAGGCGTCATTGTTTCGGGCTTGGTTCCAACGGATCAAAGACAGTTGGATTTGTTCTTATCGGAAAACCCAAAGCATAATAGAATCATGCAGGTAATGGATCGTGTAAACGATAAATATGGATATAAACTTAAAATTGCAAACCAAGATTTGGAACGTACATGGAAAATGCGACAAGAGCACCTTTCCCCTAAGTATACGACCAATATTAACGATATCATTAAAGTGAAATGA
- a CDS encoding aminotransferase class V-fold PLP-dependent enzyme: protein MDNKNRRTFLKRIGQGALGSFTLPMFGSSLSEYWKAEGLMEGDYTSEAYWELVKSQFNMAEGLHYFNNASLGASATSIRQATLEFRNLLDGFPSKYMWGGWQKEKEQVRKNVASLFSVDEEEIALIHNTTEGMNLIARSFDLQPGDEVILGNHEHASGTIPWEVWQETKGVKLVCPELPILPKTVSEVTEVYKKAITPKTKVISMCHIVNTNGMLLPVKEVSKIAHDKGILVAVDGAQSAGMFNINLDELGCDFYAASSHKWLFSPKGVGIFYARKESQEHLKPLMVARGHTDESIRRLENYNTRNLPEVLGLGASIDFHNTIGADAIHKRSYELKAYFRSKVEDNDHFTVKSPAHDELSAAIQVVEVNGKDVKDIKEKLWDAYGIDCRPMSTHDLNALRLSFAIYITKKDIDYLVNALEELAIG from the coding sequence ATGGATAACAAAAACAGAAGAACGTTTTTAAAACGTATTGGTCAAGGGGCATTAGGGTCATTCACATTGCCTATGTTCGGTAGCTCATTGTCCGAATATTGGAAAGCTGAAGGCTTAATGGAAGGTGATTATACTTCGGAAGCGTACTGGGAACTGGTCAAATCCCAATTTAATATGGCTGAAGGGCTTCATTATTTTAATAATGCTTCTCTGGGCGCTTCTGCTACTTCAATACGCCAAGCTACGCTCGAATTTAGAAATCTGTTGGATGGTTTTCCTTCGAAATACATGTGGGGTGGGTGGCAAAAAGAAAAAGAACAGGTTAGGAAGAATGTTGCCAGTCTTTTTTCTGTGGATGAAGAGGAAATTGCTTTAATCCATAATACTACCGAGGGAATGAATCTTATTGCGCGTAGTTTTGATTTACAACCTGGCGATGAGGTTATTCTAGGAAACCATGAACATGCTAGTGGTACAATTCCTTGGGAAGTATGGCAAGAGACAAAAGGCGTAAAATTGGTTTGTCCAGAATTGCCTATTCTTCCTAAAACGGTCTCTGAGGTAACAGAAGTTTATAAAAAAGCGATTACCCCTAAGACCAAAGTGATTTCCATGTGCCATATAGTCAATACCAATGGGATGTTGCTGCCAGTAAAAGAGGTTTCTAAAATAGCGCATGATAAGGGTATTTTAGTTGCGGTTGATGGAGCACAATCAGCAGGGATGTTCAATATAAATCTAGATGAATTGGGCTGCGACTTTTATGCGGCCAGCTCTCATAAATGGTTGTTTTCCCCTAAAGGGGTAGGTATTTTTTATGCAAGAAAAGAAAGCCAAGAGCATTTAAAGCCGCTCATGGTAGCACGTGGACATACCGATGAAAGTATTCGTAGGTTGGAAAATTATAATACTCGCAATTTACCAGAAGTTTTAGGATTGGGTGCGTCCATAGATTTTCATAATACCATAGGAGCGGATGCAATCCATAAACGTAGCTATGAACTGAAGGCATATTTCCGTTCTAAAGTTGAGGACAATGACCATTTTACCGTAAAAAGTCCGGCACACGATGAGCTTTCAGCAGCTATTCAGGTAGTTGAGGTAAACGGAAAGGATGTTAAGGATATTAAGGAAAAACTTTGGGATGCCTACGGTATCGATTGTAGACCTATGTCGACCCATGATTTAAATGCACTACGACTCTCTTTTGCCATTTACATTACCAAAAAGGATATTGATTATTTGGTCAATGCATTAGAGGAACTTGCAATAGGTTAG
- a CDS encoding acyl-CoA dehydrogenase family protein, whose product MKPDLFEAPDYYNLDDLLSEEHKLVRDAARQWVKRDISPIIEEYAQKAEFPKQIIGGLAEIGAFGPYIPEEYGGAGLDQISYGLIMQEIERGDSGVRSTASVQSSLVMYPIFAYGTEEQRKKYLPKLATGEWMGCFGLTEPNHGSNPGGMETKYKDMGDHYLLNGAKLWISNSPFADVAVVWAKNEEGRIHGLIVERGMEGFSTPETHNKWSLRASATGELIFDDVKVPKENLLPNKTGLGAPLGCLDSARYGIAWGAIGAAMDCYDTALRYAKERVQFGKPIAATQLQQKKLAEMITEITKAQLLAFRLGQLKNEGKATTAQISMAKRNNVDMAINIAREARQVLGGMGITGEYSIMRHMMNLESVITYEGTHDIHLLITGADITGHPAFK is encoded by the coding sequence ATGAAACCTGATTTATTTGAAGCCCCAGATTATTACAATCTAGACGATTTACTTTCCGAAGAACATAAGCTAGTACGTGATGCAGCCCGACAATGGGTGAAGCGTGACATTTCTCCAATTATAGAAGAATATGCACAAAAAGCGGAGTTTCCTAAACAGATTATAGGGGGGCTTGCAGAAATCGGGGCCTTTGGGCCTTACATTCCGGAAGAATATGGAGGAGCTGGCTTAGATCAGATTAGCTACGGATTGATTATGCAGGAAATTGAACGTGGGGATAGCGGTGTTCGTTCAACGGCTTCGGTACAATCCTCTTTGGTGATGTACCCAATTTTTGCATATGGTACCGAAGAACAGCGAAAGAAATATTTACCAAAATTGGCCACCGGAGAGTGGATGGGTTGCTTTGGACTAACAGAGCCCAATCATGGTTCTAATCCCGGGGGTATGGAAACCAAGTACAAAGATATGGGTGACCACTATCTATTAAACGGTGCCAAACTATGGATTTCCAATTCGCCCTTTGCCGACGTAGCCGTGGTATGGGCAAAAAATGAGGAAGGAAGAATACATGGACTTATCGTGGAACGTGGAATGGAAGGTTTTTCCACTCCTGAGACCCATAACAAATGGTCGTTACGTGCCTCGGCAACTGGAGAACTTATTTTTGATGACGTCAAAGTGCCCAAAGAGAACTTGTTGCCCAATAAAACGGGATTGGGCGCCCCTTTAGGCTGTTTGGATTCTGCTCGTTACGGCATTGCTTGGGGTGCTATTGGTGCTGCCATGGACTGTTATGATACTGCACTACGTTATGCCAAAGAACGTGTTCAATTTGGAAAGCCTATTGCCGCTACACAATTACAGCAGAAGAAGCTGGCAGAAATGATTACGGAAATTACCAAAGCCCAATTGTTGGCTTTCCGATTGGGACAACTTAAAAATGAAGGCAAAGCTACTACGGCCCAAATATCTATGGCAAAACGGAACAATGTGGATATGGCCATTAACATTGCACGCGAAGCCAGACAGGTCTTAGGAGGAATGGGAATTACAGGTGAATATAGCATCATGCGCCATATGATGAATCTGGAAAGTGTGATTACTTACGAAGGCACACATGATATTCATTTATTAATTACTGGCGCGGATATTACAGGGCATCCTGCTTTTAAATAA
- a CDS encoding tRNA1(Val) (adenine(37)-N6)-methyltransferase produces the protein MQEPFQFKQFTVHQDHCAMKVGTDGVLLGAWASLKEQPKSILDIGAGTGLIALQLAQRSNADTIDAIELDENAYEQCVENFEASAWADRLFCYHAGLDEFVDEVEDQYDLIVSNPPFYSEEVASGKVSRDTARQNSSLPFNELLLAISKLLSKKGSFSVIVPYKEETDFIAIAESFGLFPKRIMRVKGNPKAVIKRSLLEFGFAKVVAENSELVIELERHQYSQEYVDLTKAFYLKM, from the coding sequence ATGCAAGAGCCATTTCAATTCAAACAATTTACCGTTCATCAAGACCACTGTGCCATGAAAGTCGGTACCGATGGAGTTTTATTGGGTGCTTGGGCGTCATTGAAAGAACAACCCAAAAGCATATTGGATATTGGGGCTGGAACGGGATTGATCGCTTTGCAACTGGCACAACGGTCCAATGCGGATACAATTGATGCCATTGAGTTGGATGAAAATGCCTACGAACAATGTGTAGAGAATTTTGAAGCCTCTGCATGGGCAGATAGATTATTCTGCTATCATGCCGGACTGGATGAATTTGTTGACGAGGTTGAAGATCAGTATGATTTGATTGTTTCCAATCCCCCATTTTATTCAGAAGAAGTTGCTAGCGGTAAAGTTTCACGGGATACGGCACGTCAAAATAGTTCCCTACCATTTAATGAATTGCTACTGGCTATTTCAAAACTACTTTCCAAAAAAGGAAGCTTCTCTGTTATTGTACCATATAAGGAGGAAACTGATTTTATTGCTATAGCGGAAAGTTTTGGTCTATTTCCAAAGAGGATCATGCGAGTGAAAGGAAACCCAAAAGCAGTTATTAAACGAAGTTTATTGGAGTTTGGTTTTGCTAAAGTTGTGGCCGAAAATAGCGAGTTGGTCATCGAATTGGAAAGACATCAATATTCCCAAGAATATGTTGATTTAACCAAAGCATTTTATTTAAAAATGTAA
- the rimM gene encoding ribosome maturation factor RimM (Essential for efficient processing of 16S rRNA), whose amino-acid sequence MRKEDCFYLGKIVSKYSFKGELLVKLDTDEPDIYENMESVFVSIGNNLIPFFIDRCRLHKSALLRIDFEEVKDEPTADKMIGAELYLPLSILPPLTGDKFYFHEVIGFTLLDEVHGDIGIIKAVNDSASQELFEAEKDGKELLIPINDDIITKVDRDNKQIHVKTPEGLVDLYLNP is encoded by the coding sequence ATGCGCAAGGAAGATTGCTTCTACCTGGGCAAAATCGTTTCAAAATATAGTTTTAAGGGTGAATTGCTGGTGAAATTGGACACCGACGAACCCGATATCTACGAAAACATGGAATCAGTATTTGTTTCAATTGGGAACAATCTGATTCCATTTTTTATTGATCGTTGCCGATTGCATAAATCGGCATTGTTACGAATCGATTTTGAAGAGGTCAAGGACGAACCCACAGCAGACAAAATGATAGGTGCAGAACTGTACTTGCCCTTATCGATCCTTCCACCTTTAACAGGAGATAAATTTTATTTCCATGAGGTTATTGGGTTTACTTTGTTAGATGAGGTTCATGGAGATATTGGAATCATAAAAGCGGTAAACGACAGTGCATCCCAAGAACTTTTTGAAGCAGAGAAAGATGGCAAGGAGTTACTGATTCCTATCAACGATGATATCATAACCAAGGTAGATCGCGATAATAAGCAGATTCACGTGAAAACACCAGAAGGATTGGTAGATTTATATTTGAATCCCTGA
- a CDS encoding 30S ribosomal protein S16, producing MPVKIRLQRHGKKGKPFYWVVAADSRAKRDGKFLEKLGTYNPNTNPATINLDVDGSVKWLNNGAQPTDTARAILSYKGVLLKHHLLGGVRKGALTEEQAEKKFKAWVEEKEKAIAAKVGGLDKAKADAKAKALEAEKEVSAKRAAAALPEVEEEVAEETAPVEEVAEAVVEGTAAVTEEAAKEEVAEPEAKAEEAAPAEETEASKEEE from the coding sequence ATGCCAGTAAAAATTAGACTTCAGAGACACGGTAAAAAAGGTAAGCCATTCTATTGGGTGGTAGCCGCAGATTCCAGAGCCAAAAGAGATGGTAAATTCTTGGAGAAATTAGGGACGTATAATCCTAATACCAATCCTGCCACCATCAACCTAGATGTTGACGGATCTGTAAAATGGTTGAACAACGGTGCTCAACCTACCGATACTGCCAGAGCTATTCTATCGTACAAAGGTGTACTATTGAAACATCATTTATTGGGAGGTGTTCGTAAAGGAGCATTGACCGAAGAACAGGCAGAGAAAAAATTCAAGGCTTGGGTGGAAGAAAAAGAAAAAGCTATTGCAGCTAAAGTTGGTGGCTTGGATAAAGCGAAAGCAGATGCAAAAGCCAAAGCACTGGAGGCTGAGAAAGAGGTTAGCGCCAAAAGAGCTGCCGCTGCACTACCGGAAGTAGAAGAAGAGGTCGCTGAGGAAACTGCTCCTGTTGAAGAAGTAGCTGAAGCTGTTGTTGAGGGAACTGCTGCTGTTACAGAAGAAGCAGCCAAAGAAGAAGTTGCTGAGCCAGAAGCTAAAGCTGAAGAAGCTGCTCCTGCTGAAGAAACTGAAGCAAGCAAAGAAGAAGAGTAA